A single window of Syntrophotalea acetylenica DNA harbors:
- a CDS encoding type II toxin-antitoxin system YafQ family toxin, translating to MSFRILYTPSYNKRASRFLKRHPDLLPQYEKTLKLLELNPYHPSLRLHRLKGPLSELHSVSINIGYRITLELVIQDQCIILLDVGSHDEVYR from the coding sequence ATGAGTTTTCGGATTCTTTACACCCCTTCCTATAACAAGCGGGCCTCCCGTTTCCTGAAAAGGCATCCTGACCTTCTTCCTCAATACGAAAAAACCCTCAAGCTTTTGGAGTTGAACCCTTACCACCCGTCCTTGCGATTGCATCGGCTCAAAGGCCCTTTGAGTGAACTTCATTCTGTGTCCATCAATATCGGGTATCGAATAACCCTTGAGTTGGTCATACAGGATCAGTGCATTATTCTCCTCGATGTTGGCAGCCACGATGAAGTATACCGCTAA
- the istA gene encoding IS21 family transposase, with translation MRKIREILRLVWGCNQSRRDTAKACGVGKSTVNDTINRAIAAGLSWPVAMDDETLEKRLYPPLRPPSSRKLRQPDWQALHDELTGHKHLTLMLLWQEYKEGEPSGYQYSQFCELYRQWRKKLDRSMRQEHRAGDKFFVDYSGSTLPIVDASTGEIRESQVFVGVMGNSNLTFAEVTWTQGLPDWIGSHVRAFSYLGAVPHCVVPDNLRSGVTKACRYEPDLNPSYAECADHYSTAIIPARVRRPKDKAKVEGGVLIAQRFILAGLRHRTFFSLAAANAAIRQRLELLNNRPFRKLPGSRRSRFEEFDRPAMLPLPETPYQLSLWIKARVHIDYHVEVDHHFYSVPHRLVGEQLDVRSTATTVECLHKGNRVASHVRSFLAGKHTTLPEHMPKAHREYAEWTPQRIVAWAAQTGAATAAVVEQILSRKAYPEHGFRSCMEPLRGRR, from the coding sequence ATGCGAAAAATACGTGAGATCCTGCGCCTGGTCTGGGGTTGTAACCAGAGCCGGCGCGATACGGCCAAAGCCTGCGGTGTCGGCAAGAGCACCGTGAACGATACGATCAACAGGGCCATTGCCGCCGGGCTGTCCTGGCCGGTGGCGATGGATGACGAAACCCTTGAAAAGCGCCTCTATCCCCCTCTTCGGCCTCCCTCATCCCGGAAACTGCGTCAGCCCGACTGGCAGGCCTTGCATGATGAACTGACCGGCCACAAACACCTCACCCTCATGCTGCTGTGGCAGGAGTACAAAGAGGGCGAACCTTCCGGTTACCAGTACAGCCAGTTTTGCGAACTCTATCGTCAGTGGCGCAAGAAGCTGGACCGCTCCATGCGCCAGGAGCACCGCGCCGGCGATAAGTTTTTCGTCGACTACAGCGGGTCGACCCTGCCCATTGTGGATGCCTCAACGGGGGAGATCAGGGAATCCCAAGTCTTCGTCGGGGTCATGGGCAACAGCAACCTGACCTTCGCCGAGGTAACTTGGACCCAAGGTTTGCCCGACTGGATCGGCTCCCACGTCCGGGCCTTTAGCTATCTCGGCGCCGTTCCCCATTGCGTGGTTCCGGACAACCTGCGCTCCGGGGTCACCAAGGCCTGCCGCTACGAGCCGGACCTCAATCCCAGCTACGCCGAATGTGCCGACCATTACAGCACCGCCATCATCCCCGCTCGCGTTCGCCGTCCCAAGGACAAGGCCAAGGTCGAAGGGGGTGTGCTGATCGCCCAGCGCTTTATCCTGGCCGGGCTTCGTCATCGTACCTTCTTCAGTCTGGCTGCGGCCAACGCCGCCATCCGGCAGCGGCTGGAATTGCTGAACAACCGCCCCTTCCGCAAACTCCCCGGCAGTCGGCGCAGCCGTTTCGAAGAGTTCGACCGGCCGGCGATGCTGCCGCTGCCCGAGACCCCGTACCAACTCTCCCTCTGGATCAAAGCCCGGGTCCATATCGATTACCATGTCGAGGTGGACCACCATTTCTACAGCGTTCCCCATCGTCTGGTGGGCGAGCAACTGGATGTCCGTTCCACCGCGACCACGGTCGAATGCCTGCACAAGGGGAACCGGGTGGCTTCTCATGTCCGTTCGTTTCTTGCGGGCAAGCACACCACCTTGCCGGAACACATGCCCAAGGCCCACCGGGAATACGCCGAGTGGACGCCGCAGCGCATCGTGGCCTGGGCGGCCCAGACCGGAGCGGCCACGGCCGCCGTCGTGGAGCAGATCCTCTCGCGCAAGGCCTACCCCGAGCACGGATTCCGCTCCTGCATGGAACCCCTGAGGGGACGTAGGTGA
- a CDS encoding type II toxin-antitoxin system Phd/YefM family antitoxin: protein MAKGLQRRRQGINLLSGPGLSFLRVCDTFNRTIIRTMKGFVEGWVMKAITANELKTRGVASIDAALKDQDEAFISVRGKDCYVVMDVETYNRLRVCELEAALYQARQEIADGKAVEESVEEHIERIKKL, encoded by the coding sequence GTGGCAAAAGGATTGCAACGAAGGCGGCAGGGGATAAACCTTCTTTCTGGTCCAGGGTTGTCTTTCCTTAGGGTCTGTGATACTTTTAATCGTACTATTATCCGTACCATGAAGGGATTTGTAGAGGGCTGGGTTATGAAAGCGATTACGGCAAATGAATTGAAGACCAGGGGTGTTGCATCCATCGATGCAGCCTTAAAAGATCAGGATGAAGCTTTCATCTCGGTACGTGGAAAGGATTGCTACGTAGTGATGGATGTGGAAACCTATAACAGGCTTCGGGTTTGTGAACTGGAGGCCGCCCTTTATCAGGCCAGACAAGAGATTGCCGATGGAAAGGCGGTGGAGGAAAGTGTAGAGGAACACATTGAGCGAATCAAGAAGCTTTGA
- a CDS encoding helix-turn-helix domain-containing protein has protein sequence MKHVKAEKSRILEAVHETALDLYGLGFIDKRALRRYDALCLEPIPPYSADEIRSLRERYRISQAVLASILNTSLSTVQKWEIGEKHPSGSSLKLLNLLDRKGLDTLM, from the coding sequence ATGAAGCATGTGAAAGCTGAAAAGAGCCGAATTCTTGAAGCGGTGCATGAGACCGCCCTGGATCTGTATGGCCTGGGCTTTATCGATAAACGAGCATTGCGGCGCTATGATGCACTCTGTCTGGAGCCGATTCCTCCATATTCCGCGGATGAGATACGTTCACTGCGGGAACGGTACCGGATCAGCCAGGCGGTGCTGGCTTCAATTCTCAATACCAGTCTCTCTACCGTACAGAAGTGGGAGATCGGCGAAAAACACCCTAGCGGTTCATCGCTAAAACTGCTTAACCTTCTGGATCGTAAGGGGCTTGATACCTTGATGTGA
- the brnA gene encoding type II toxin-antitoxin system BrnA family antitoxin — MKTKACDFDKKFDDGEDITSDLDLDNARRPEYEQKRVNVDFPLWMIQSLDREAKRLGVPRQAIIKLWIADRLEKAS; from the coding sequence ATGAAAACAAAAGCTTGTGATTTCGACAAAAAATTCGACGATGGCGAAGATATCACCTCGGATCTGGACCTGGATAACGCACGCCGTCCTGAATATGAGCAAAAACGGGTCAATGTCGATTTCCCGCTCTGGATGATTCAGTCTCTTGATCGAGAGGCCAAGCGACTTGGTGTGCCGCGCCAGGCAATCATCAAATTATGGATTGCGGACCGTCTGGAGAAAGCATCCTGA
- a CDS encoding type II toxin-antitoxin system RelE/ParE family toxin, translating into MSCIILKTRHFHRWARKAGLSDRALFHAVIEMSNGLIDADLGGGVVKKRIALPGQGKRGSTRTLLATNRDDRWIFVFGFEKHDRANVAVKELEALKLLAGDLLALNAAQISEALDSGNLLEVSDEACES; encoded by the coding sequence ATGTCATGCATAATACTAAAAACCCGACACTTCCATCGCTGGGCAAGGAAAGCGGGATTGTCGGATAGGGCTTTATTTCATGCTGTTATCGAGATGAGCAATGGACTGATTGATGCCGACCTTGGCGGGGGTGTTGTGAAGAAGCGAATCGCTTTGCCAGGGCAGGGGAAGCGTGGCAGCACGAGGACGTTGTTGGCAACTAATCGTGACGATAGATGGATATTCGTATTCGGTTTTGAGAAACATGATCGGGCGAATGTTGCCGTGAAGGAACTGGAAGCGTTAAAATTGCTCGCCGGGGATCTGCTGGCATTAAATGCAGCACAGATCTCTGAAGCGCTCGATAGCGGGAATCTCCTGGAGGTAAGCGATGAAGCATGTGAAAGCTGA